One region of Triticum aestivum cultivar Chinese Spring chromosome 6B, IWGSC CS RefSeq v2.1, whole genome shotgun sequence genomic DNA includes:
- the LOC123135985 gene encoding uncharacterized protein isoform X2: MAASSRPQPPRQSLRRAHATRSAACAVPIHRFGGVRPPSRACTPKPLHTPPASHRFAPPCILGWPGLGVGWSRKEDMERGVLGGRAHGAGVHGGFARAAQGQVPAMEQHNAGVPRRPAAMTSWLLATPSHAWPSTVIWTHAMAAAPSSSSTKPSHA; this comes from the exons ATGGCCGCCTCAAGTAGGCCCCAACCGCCGCGTCAGTCTCTACGAAGAGCTCACGCCACCAGATCTGCGGCCTGCGCTGTCCCCATTCATAGATTCGGTGGAGTTCGCCCGCCATCCCGTGCCTGCACGCCCAAGCCGCTGCACACCCCTCCCGCGAGCCACCGCTTTGCCCCGCCGTGCATCCTGGGTTGG CCGGGGCTCGGAGTTGGATGGTCAAGAAAGGAGGACATGGAGCGAGGCGTTCTTGGTGGCCGCGCACACGGGGCAGGTGTTCACGGCGGGTTCGCACGCGCCGCACAGGGACAGGTGCCGGCAATGGAGCAGCATAACGCAGGCGTCCCACGGCGGCCGGCAGCGATGACCTCGTGGCTCTTAGCGACGCCAAGCCACGCCTGGCCCTCTACCGTCATCTGGACACATGCCATGGCGGCCGCGCCATCAAGCTCCAGCACCAAGCCAAGCCACGCCTAG
- the LOC123135985 gene encoding uncharacterized protein isoform X1, which produces MAASSRPQPPRQSLRRAHATRSAACAVPIHRFGGVRPPSRACTPKPLHTPPASHRFAPPCILGWVTWSYIAHQWHPGLGVGWSRKEDMERGVLGGRAHGAGVHGGFARAAQGQVPAMEQHNAGVPRRPAAMTSWLLATPSHAWPSTVIWTHAMAAAPSSSSTKPSHA; this is translated from the exons ATGGCCGCCTCAAGTAGGCCCCAACCGCCGCGTCAGTCTCTACGAAGAGCTCACGCCACCAGATCTGCGGCCTGCGCTGTCCCCATTCATAGATTCGGTGGAGTTCGCCCGCCATCCCGTGCCTGCACGCCCAAGCCGCTGCACACCCCTCCCGCGAGCCACCGCTTTGCCCCGCCGTGCATCCTGGGTTGGGTAACATGGTCCTATATTGCTCACCAGTGGCAT CCGGGGCTCGGAGTTGGATGGTCAAGAAAGGAGGACATGGAGCGAGGCGTTCTTGGTGGCCGCGCACACGGGGCAGGTGTTCACGGCGGGTTCGCACGCGCCGCACAGGGACAGGTGCCGGCAATGGAGCAGCATAACGCAGGCGTCCCACGGCGGCCGGCAGCGATGACCTCGTGGCTCTTAGCGACGCCAAGCCACGCCTGGCCCTCTACCGTCATCTGGACACATGCCATGGCGGCCGCGCCATCAAGCTCCAGCACCAAGCCAAGCCACGCCTAG